From Saprospiraceae bacterium, one genomic window encodes:
- a CDS encoding MFS transporter: MHKISCVSSTIHSKRSVHLIILVAALGYFVDIYDLILFGIVKDPSLRDLGVSPDDMFRTGSYLLNMQMVGMLLGGIIWGVLGDKRGRLSTLFLTILMYSLANIANGFVQTIPQYAWVRLIAGIGLAGELGVGITLVSEVMSKEHRGMGASIVSGIGIAGAVLGFLIADWFDWRVAYFVGGGLGLLLLILRVSVYESEMFHRSKKSEEVVRGDFLSLFKSTKQFSKYVLTILVGVPVWFTISQLAIHAGEYAAEGISADPISSAKAVTFHYIGASVGSLLFGYLSQYLRSRKKALYAALASLVVFLCIYFFYSGMSASFFYALVGFMGISMGGLWAIFMVKSSEQFGTNIRATVTTTAPNFVRGMVVPISWLVTWISGLSNLWTAGLTVGFLCLGLSVIGIYFSKETYGKELDYTE, from the coding sequence TTGCATAAAATATCCTGCGTGTCCTCAACAATCCATTCAAAACGTTCCGTCCATTTAATTATCCTTGTAGCTGCATTGGGCTATTTTGTGGATATCTATGATTTGATCCTTTTTGGTATAGTCAAAGATCCGAGTTTGAGGGATCTGGGGGTGTCGCCGGATGATATGTTTAGGACAGGCAGTTATTTGCTAAATATGCAAATGGTGGGCATGTTGCTCGGCGGAATCATCTGGGGCGTTCTAGGGGACAAAAGGGGACGACTTTCCACTTTGTTTTTAACCATATTAATGTATTCATTGGCCAATATTGCCAATGGCTTTGTCCAAACCATCCCACAGTATGCCTGGGTAAGGCTGATTGCTGGAATTGGTCTGGCCGGAGAGCTGGGAGTTGGGATCACCCTGGTCTCTGAAGTGATGAGCAAAGAGCACAGAGGGATGGGTGCAAGTATCGTTTCTGGAATTGGTATTGCCGGGGCAGTATTGGGATTCCTGATCGCTGATTGGTTTGATTGGAGGGTGGCTTATTTTGTTGGAGGTGGTTTGGGACTTTTGCTTTTGATTTTGAGGGTTTCTGTCTATGAATCGGAGATGTTTCACAGATCTAAAAAATCAGAGGAAGTGGTGAGGGGAGATTTTTTGTCCCTCTTTAAATCGACCAAGCAATTTTCAAAATATGTATTGACCATTTTGGTGGGAGTCCCGGTTTGGTTTACCATCAGTCAACTCGCCATTCATGCCGGAGAATATGCCGCGGAAGGTATTAGCGCGGATCCTATTTCAAGTGCCAAGGCAGTTACTTTTCACTACATCGGGGCATCGGTCGGAAGTTTGTTATTTGGATACCTGAGCCAGTATTTGAGATCTCGAAAAAAAGCTTTATATGCGGCATTGGCCAGTCTCGTCGTATTTCTTTGTATTTATTTCTTTTACAGCGGGATGTCGGCTTCATTTTTTTATGCTTTGGTAGGCTTCATGGGAATTTCTATGGGAGGATTATGGGCGATCTTTATGGTGAAGTCTTCGGAACAATTTGGCACCAATATAAGGGCAACCGTGACGACTACTGCACCCAATTTCGTCAGGGGCATGGTGGTCCCGATCAGCTGGCTTGTGACCTGGATCTCCGGTCTGAGCAATCTATGGACAGCAGGATTGACTGTTGGTTTTCTTTGTCTAGGGCTTTCCGTGATTGGAATATACTTTTCAAAGGAGACCTATGGCAAGGAACTGGATTATACAGAATAG